From one Bacillota bacterium genomic stretch:
- a CDS encoding ABC transporter permease, protein MRAWRERLTVTDYGLVVGFLLLCAFLAVLSPSFLSATNLLNVARQVAVNALLAAGQTFVILTAGIDLSVGSALALSGAVAAGTMVQHGMAAGILAGLLTGLLVGAFNGLVVTRLGIPDFIVTLAMLSAARGLTLIYTNGLPIGNLPPAFLTIGGGYLGPIPIPVLLMLLVYLVAYLVLRTTAFGRYVYAVGGNRKAAAYAGIPVRRVRLAAYLISGFLAAVAGIVLTSRLATADPQAGTGYELDSIAAVVLGGTSLFGGEGQVLKTLLGALILGVLGNGMNLLNVSPFYQEVVKGIVILLAVALGNLKELRRLLSSGEAG, encoded by the coding sequence ATGCGGGCATGGCGCGAGCGTCTGACGGTGACGGACTACGGGCTGGTGGTCGGCTTCCTGCTGCTCTGCGCCTTCCTCGCCGTCCTCTCGCCCTCCTTCCTGAGCGCGACCAACCTGCTCAACGTGGCGCGCCAGGTGGCGGTCAACGCGCTCCTGGCCGCGGGCCAGACCTTCGTCATCCTGACCGCCGGCATCGACCTCTCGGTCGGCTCGGCGCTCGCCCTCTCCGGCGCGGTCGCGGCGGGCACCATGGTCCAGCACGGCATGGCGGCCGGCATCCTGGCGGGGCTGCTGACGGGCCTCCTGGTGGGGGCCTTCAACGGCCTGGTCGTCACGCGGCTGGGCATCCCCGACTTCATCGTCACGCTGGCCATGCTGAGCGCGGCGCGCGGGCTGACGCTCATCTACACCAACGGCCTCCCGATCGGCAACCTGCCCCCCGCCTTCCTCACCATCGGCGGGGGCTACCTCGGGCCGATCCCCATCCCCGTCCTGCTGATGCTGCTGGTCTACCTGGTGGCCTACCTGGTCCTTCGCACCACCGCCTTCGGCCGGTACGTCTACGCCGTCGGCGGCAACCGGAAGGCGGCCGCCTACGCGGGCATCCCGGTCCGGCGCGTGCGCCTGGCCGCCTATCTGATCTCCGGCTTCCTCGCCGCCGTGGCGGGCATCGTGCTGACCAGCCGCCTGGCCACCGCCGACCCGCAGGCGGGGACCGGCTACGAGCTGGACTCCATCGCGGCCGTCGTCCTGGGCGGCACGAGCCTCTTCGGCGGGGAGGGACAGGTACTCAAGACGCTGCTGGGCGCCCTCATCCTCGGCGTCCTCGGCAACGGCATGAATCTCCTCAACGTCTCGCCGTTCTACCAGGAGGTGGTGAAAGGCATCGTCATCCTGCTGGCGGTGGCACTGGGCAATCTGAAGGAACTGCGTCGGCTGCTCTCCAGCGGGGAGGCGGGCTGA
- a CDS encoding D-ribose ABC transporter substrate-binding protein: protein MRRNRTGIWVALLLAGTLALAACGGGQAPANQQGSSSSSNAGGSGSSGTKAKVTIALAVSTLNNPYFVTLRDGAQKEADTRGAQLIVYDAQNDLAKQTSQIEDAITKKVDALIVNPVDSSGIVPAVEEANKAGVPVIAVDRGVAGGKLAAFIASDNVEAGKLASEALFKALGGKGKVALLMGVPGASATNDRTRGFEQALGQYGGIQVVARQTANFDRAQGLSVMENLLQAHPDLNGVFAENDEMALGAIQALKSAGKNGKVLVTAIDGTPDGVAAVKAGDLLVTVAQQPSWMGSKAVEYAVDLKAGRSVPSGFTPAPLTVIDKAHAGQ from the coding sequence ATGCGACGGAATCGAACGGGCATCTGGGTCGCTCTCCTGCTTGCCGGCACGCTCGCGCTCGCCGCCTGCGGCGGCGGCCAGGCGCCCGCCAACCAGCAGGGCTCGTCCAGCTCCAGCAACGCCGGCGGCTCCGGCTCGTCCGGCACGAAGGCGAAGGTGACCATCGCGCTGGCCGTCTCGACGCTGAACAACCCGTACTTCGTCACGCTCCGGGACGGCGCGCAGAAGGAGGCCGACACCCGGGGCGCCCAGCTGATCGTCTACGACGCCCAGAACGACCTGGCGAAGCAGACCAGCCAGATCGAGGACGCGATCACCAAGAAGGTCGATGCCCTCATCGTCAACCCGGTCGACTCCTCCGGCATCGTCCCGGCGGTGGAGGAGGCCAACAAGGCGGGCGTCCCGGTGATCGCGGTCGACCGCGGGGTGGCCGGCGGCAAGCTCGCCGCCTTCATCGCCTCGGACAACGTGGAGGCCGGCAAGCTGGCCAGCGAGGCGCTCTTCAAGGCGCTGGGCGGCAAGGGGAAGGTGGCCCTGCTGATGGGCGTGCCGGGCGCCTCGGCGACCAACGACCGGACGCGCGGCTTCGAGCAGGCGCTCGGCCAGTACGGCGGCATCCAGGTGGTGGCGCGGCAGACGGCCAACTTCGACCGTGCCCAGGGGCTCTCGGTGATGGAGAACCTCCTCCAGGCGCATCCCGACCTGAACGGCGTCTTCGCCGAGAACGACGAGATGGCGCTCGGCGCCATCCAGGCGCTCAAGTCCGCCGGCAAGAACGGCAAGGTCCTGGTGACCGCCATCGACGGCACCCCGGACGGCGTGGCCGCGGTCAAGGCGGGCGACCTCCTGGTGACCGTCGCCCAGCAGCCGAGCTGGATGGGCTCCAAGGCCGTCGAGTACGCGGTCGACCTGAAGGCGGGCCGGAGCGTCCCCTCGGGCTTCACGCCGGCGCCGCTGACGGTGATCGACAAGGCGCACGCCGGTCAGTAA
- a CDS encoding cobalamin-binding protein: MRSLRGRRRRRLSPAWIVLALALVVSGCGGQPGQTGQAAKPGAGGSAGSVARAAQAHFPVTLTDYAGHRVTIAKEPRRIVSFAPSNTEILFALGLGRRLVGVDAYSDYPPQAKSLPKVSATGPQLNYSVEKTVALKPDLVLTIRGTQKADDQLRQMGIPVLVIQPADLSQVLDSIRLIGRATGAVAPAERLVASMERRIRAVEARAAAIPSSERVRVFYEVWNQPLMTAGPGSFIDDLITRAGGINIAHDAKSAWPEFSEEELLARNPQVILLPSSNAAERQAVLGGRRPTWARLDAVKNRRVYVIDENLVSRPGPRIVDGLEQIFRLLYPQAAKTGLGPVPRARTLPRAA, from the coding sequence GTGAGATCTCTCCGCGGGCGGAGGCGCCGGCGGCTCTCCCCCGCCTGGATCGTCCTCGCCCTGGCGCTGGTGGTGAGCGGGTGCGGCGGCCAGCCGGGCCAGACGGGCCAGGCCGCCAAGCCGGGGGCCGGCGGCAGCGCCGGTTCCGTGGCGCGGGCGGCCCAGGCGCACTTTCCGGTCACCCTGACCGACTACGCGGGCCACCGCGTGACGATCGCGAAGGAGCCCCGGAGGATCGTCTCCTTCGCCCCCTCCAACACCGAGATCCTCTTCGCCCTGGGGCTGGGGAGGCGGCTGGTGGGCGTCGACGCCTACAGCGACTACCCTCCCCAGGCCAAGTCGCTCCCCAAGGTGAGCGCCACCGGCCCGCAGCTCAACTACAGCGTGGAGAAGACGGTGGCGCTCAAGCCGGATCTCGTCCTGACCATCCGCGGCACCCAGAAGGCGGACGATCAGCTCCGCCAGATGGGCATCCCGGTGCTGGTCATCCAGCCGGCCGACCTGTCGCAGGTGCTCGACTCCATCCGCCTGATCGGCCGGGCGACGGGCGCCGTCGCCCCGGCGGAGCGGCTGGTCGCCTCCATGGAGCGCCGGATCCGGGCGGTGGAGGCGCGGGCGGCGGCCATCCCTTCCTCGGAGCGGGTACGCGTCTTCTACGAGGTCTGGAACCAGCCGCTGATGACGGCCGGCCCGGGCAGCTTCATCGACGACCTGATCACCCGCGCGGGCGGGATCAACATCGCCCACGACGCCAAGAGCGCCTGGCCCGAGTTCAGCGAGGAGGAGCTCCTCGCCCGGAATCCGCAGGTGATCCTCCTGCCCAGCAGCAACGCGGCCGAGCGGCAGGCCGTCCTGGGCGGCCGGCGGCCGACCTGGGCGCGCCTGGACGCGGTCAAGAACCGGCGCGTCTACGTCATCGACGAGAACCTGGTCTCCCGGCCGGGGCCGCGCATCGTGGACGGCCTGGAGCAGATCTTCCGCCTGCTCTACCCGCAGGCGGCCAAGACCGGCCTCGGCCCGGTCCCGCGGGCGCGGACGCTGCCCCGCGCCGCCTGA
- a CDS encoding cytochrome c oxidase assembly protein — MLPGGVAVPAEGGWRLSPLLLAAAGLLLALYLAGWVRMRRRGLGKSAAAWRALLFLAGLAAVVVAFDSPAEALSRRLVSFHVLEHQLLALVAAPLLLLGLPGPAWAWGLPAAWRRRWLPALVRWRPLRQTLGWLLRVPVGWMGFVWVFAFSLLPPVERWAHGSGFGGEVTLALFLASGVAFWGPVVGYSLHGRRLRPAAGMAYIGSLVPVLWIAAVVLLFGGRILYARGGEALPLGFSALMDQQVAGAGLLVISVLYVFAFLLEVAAWLETGESGAPGSQPPARVILLRRRRSA; from the coding sequence ATGCTTCCTGGCGGTGTCGCCGTCCCGGCGGAGGGCGGGTGGCGCCTGAGCCCGCTCCTTCTGGCCGCGGCCGGCCTTCTGCTCGCCCTCTACCTGGCGGGCTGGGTGCGGATGCGGCGCCGCGGCCTCGGGAAGAGCGCCGCCGCCTGGCGGGCGCTCCTCTTCCTGGCGGGGCTGGCCGCCGTGGTCGTCGCCTTCGACTCGCCGGCCGAGGCGCTCAGCCGCCGGCTGGTCAGCTTCCACGTGCTGGAGCACCAGCTGCTGGCGCTGGTGGCGGCGCCGCTCCTGCTCCTCGGGCTGCCGGGCCCGGCCTGGGCCTGGGGGCTGCCGGCGGCCTGGCGGCGGCGCTGGCTGCCGGCGCTGGTCCGCTGGCGGCCGCTCCGCCAGACGCTCGGCTGGCTCCTCCGCGTGCCGGTGGGCTGGATGGGCTTCGTCTGGGTCTTCGCCTTCAGCCTCCTGCCGCCCGTCGAGCGCTGGGCGCACGGGAGCGGCTTCGGCGGCGAGGTGACGCTGGCGCTCTTCCTGGCCAGCGGGGTGGCCTTCTGGGGGCCGGTGGTGGGCTACTCGCTCCACGGGCGCCGTCTGCGGCCGGCGGCGGGCATGGCCTACATCGGCAGCCTGGTGCCGGTCCTCTGGATCGCCGCCGTCGTCCTCCTCTTCGGCGGCCGGATCCTCTACGCCCGGGGAGGGGAGGCGCTGCCCCTCGGTTTCTCGGCGCTGATGGACCAGCAGGTGGCGGGGGCGGGCCTGCTGGTGATCTCGGTGCTCTACGTCTTCGCCTTCCTGCTGGAGGTTGCCGCCTGGCTGGAAACCGGCGAGTCCGGCGCCCCGGGAAGCCAGCCCCCCGCCCGGGTCATCCTCCTCCGCCGGCGCCGCTCCGCCTGA
- a CDS encoding DinB family protein translates to MPTPTRPAADLAVRAIRLALDEVPAHVRPEVALEALGVGTAGRLPESAPYTIHQLLGHLTFWLEFTLAQLRGDEPQEPAHAEEGWPFPPAPSSQEELDGEVAHFLSTLGQVSGYLPRWQEPVAGSRRSVGELLTDTAIHNSYHLGQIVLLRRQIGDWPPPSGGSTW, encoded by the coding sequence TTGCCGACACCGACTCGCCCGGCGGCCGATCTGGCCGTCCGGGCCATCCGCCTGGCGCTGGACGAGGTGCCGGCCCACGTCCGGCCCGAGGTGGCCCTGGAGGCGCTCGGGGTGGGGACGGCGGGCCGGCTGCCGGAGTCGGCGCCGTATACCATCCACCAGCTTCTCGGCCACCTGACCTTCTGGCTCGAGTTCACCCTGGCGCAGCTCCGGGGCGACGAGCCGCAGGAGCCGGCGCACGCCGAGGAGGGGTGGCCCTTCCCTCCCGCTCCCTCGAGCCAGGAGGAGCTGGACGGGGAGGTGGCCCACTTCCTCTCCACCCTGGGCCAGGTGAGCGGCTACCTGCCCCGCTGGCAGGAGCCCGTCGCGGGGAGCCGGCGCTCGGTGGGCGAGCTGCTCACCGACACCGCCATCCACAACTCGTACCACCTCGGGCAGATCGTCCTCCTGCGGCGGCAGATCGGGGACTGGCCGCCGCCGTCGGGCGGCTCCACCTGGTAG
- a CDS encoding MogA/MoaB family molybdenum cofactor biosynthesis protein codes for MRCGILTASDSGARGERQDRSGDLIESWLREHGHEPAYRTLLPDDEEAIRRALLHCADELDLELVLTTGGTGLAPRDVTPEATRAVVEREVPGIAEELRRRGAAATPRALLSRGVAGVRRGTLIVNLPGSPSGVRDALAALEPIVEHAVAILRGRPVDH; via the coding sequence ATGCGCTGCGGCATCCTCACCGCCAGCGACTCCGGCGCCCGCGGCGAGCGGCAGGACCGCTCCGGCGACCTGATCGAGAGCTGGCTCCGGGAGCACGGCCACGAACCGGCCTACCGGACGCTCCTCCCCGACGACGAGGAAGCGATCCGCCGCGCGCTCCTCCACTGCGCCGACGAGCTGGACCTGGAGCTGGTCCTGACCACCGGCGGCACCGGCCTCGCCCCGCGCGACGTGACGCCCGAGGCGACCCGCGCGGTGGTGGAGCGGGAGGTGCCCGGCATCGCCGAGGAGCTCCGCCGCCGGGGCGCGGCGGCCACCCCGCGCGCGCTCCTCTCCCGCGGCGTCGCCGGCGTCCGGCGCGGCACGCTGATCGTCAACCTCCCCGGCAGCCCCTCCGGCGTCCGGGACGCCCTGGCCGCGCTGGAGCCGATCGTGGAGCACGCCGTCGCCATCCTGCGCGGCCGGCCCGTCGACCACTGA
- a CDS encoding (2Fe-2S)-binding protein — translation MLERKRIRLRVNGREVEDEVEVRTTLADWLREGLGLTGTHLGCEHGVCGACTVLVDGQAVRSCLMLAVQADGTEVRTVEGLAGPEGQLHPVQQAFLEHHALQCGFCTPGFLMTAVAFLGENPEPDEASIREAFSGNICRCTGYQPIVEAVADAAGRLRRAPAGGAGPAR, via the coding sequence CTGTTGGAGAGGAAGCGGATCCGGCTCCGCGTCAACGGGCGCGAGGTCGAGGACGAGGTGGAGGTCCGGACCACCCTGGCGGACTGGCTGCGCGAGGGGCTGGGGCTGACCGGCACCCACCTGGGCTGCGAGCACGGTGTCTGTGGCGCCTGCACGGTCCTGGTCGACGGCCAGGCGGTCCGCTCCTGCCTGATGCTGGCGGTCCAGGCCGACGGGACCGAGGTGCGGACGGTGGAGGGCCTGGCCGGGCCGGAGGGGCAGCTCCACCCGGTGCAGCAGGCCTTCCTGGAGCACCACGCGCTCCAGTGCGGCTTCTGCACGCCGGGCTTCCTGATGACGGCGGTCGCCTTCCTCGGGGAGAACCCGGAGCCGGACGAGGCGTCGATCCGCGAGGCGTTCTCGGGCAACATCTGCCGCTGCACCGGCTACCAGCCCATCGTCGAGGCGGTGGCCGACGCGGCCGGGCGGCTCCGCCGGGCACCCGCGGGCGGGGCCGGGCCCGCGCGCTGA
- a CDS encoding xanthine dehydrogenase family protein subunit M, whose product MKPPRFAYAVPESLEEALGLLREYGGDAKVLAGGQSLMPMLNLRLLRPSVLVDINRLPGEDRIEEEDGFLRIGALVRHRQAVRSPLVRRRLPLLAEAVGQIGHPQIRNRGTLCGSVAHADPAAEIPAVLAALGGEVLLRSAAGARSVPAEQFFLGFLTTALGPEEMVEAIRLPVAPPGSGSAFLEFNRRAGDFAIVGVAAQLTLDERGRIRAAGLALTGVGGAPFRAGSAEALLRGEAPSEALFARAAERVAEEVDPEADIYASAEYRRHLAGVLTRRALAAAWRRATSGNREGEA is encoded by the coding sequence GTGAAGCCGCCCCGCTTCGCCTACGCGGTGCCGGAGAGCCTGGAGGAGGCGCTCGGCCTCCTCCGGGAGTACGGGGGCGACGCCAAGGTCCTCGCCGGCGGGCAGAGCCTGATGCCGATGCTCAACCTGCGGCTCCTCAGGCCGTCGGTCCTGGTGGACATCAACCGTCTCCCCGGCGAGGACCGGATCGAGGAAGAGGACGGCTTCCTCCGCATCGGCGCGCTGGTCCGCCACCGGCAGGCGGTGCGCTCGCCGCTGGTCCGGCGGCGCCTCCCGCTCCTGGCGGAGGCGGTCGGCCAGATCGGCCACCCGCAGATCCGGAACCGGGGGACGCTCTGCGGGAGCGTCGCCCACGCCGACCCGGCGGCGGAGATCCCCGCCGTCCTGGCCGCGCTGGGCGGCGAGGTGCTCCTGCGCAGCGCCGCGGGGGCGCGGAGCGTGCCGGCCGAGCAGTTCTTCCTCGGGTTTCTGACCACCGCGCTGGGACCGGAGGAGATGGTGGAGGCGATCCGCCTCCCGGTGGCGCCGCCCGGGAGCGGGTCGGCCTTCCTCGAGTTCAACCGGCGGGCGGGCGACTTCGCCATCGTCGGCGTGGCGGCGCAGCTCACCCTGGACGAGCGCGGCCGCATCCGGGCGGCCGGCCTGGCGCTGACCGGCGTGGGCGGGGCGCCCTTCCGCGCCGGCTCGGCGGAGGCGCTCCTGCGCGGGGAGGCGCCGTCGGAGGCGCTCTTCGCGCGGGCGGCGGAGCGCGTCGCCGAGGAAGTCGACCCCGAGGCGGACATCTACGCCTCCGCGGAGTACCGGCGCCACCTGGCCGGGGTGCTGACCCGCCGCGCCCTGGCGGCCGCCTGGCGGCGCGCGACCTCTGGCAACCGGGAGGGAGAGGCTTGA
- a CDS encoding carbon monoxide dehydrogenase subunit G: protein MEVRGEQVLRAARPVVYGFLMDPEVLSRCIPGCKALRQVADGAYEADLELGVAAIKGRYSGRVEIRDAEPPERYTLLVSGQGGPGFVNAELHFALEEEDDGTRLRYEGEAQAGGTIASVGQRMLGGVAKLITGQFFSALTREVEARTAQGEAGAP from the coding sequence TTGGAGGTCAGGGGCGAGCAGGTGCTGCGGGCGGCGCGCCCGGTGGTCTACGGCTTCCTCATGGATCCCGAGGTGCTCTCGCGCTGCATCCCCGGGTGCAAGGCGCTGCGCCAGGTGGCCGACGGCGCCTACGAGGCCGACCTGGAGCTGGGCGTCGCGGCCATCAAGGGGCGCTACAGCGGCCGGGTCGAGATCCGCGACGCCGAGCCGCCGGAACGATACACGCTGCTGGTCTCGGGCCAGGGAGGCCCGGGTTTCGTCAACGCCGAGCTTCACTTCGCCCTGGAGGAAGAGGACGACGGCACCCGTCTCCGCTACGAGGGCGAGGCCCAGGCCGGCGGCACCATCGCCAGCGTCGGCCAGCGGATGCTGGGCGGGGTGGCCAAGCTGATCACGGGCCAGTTCTTCTCGGCGCTGACGCGCGAGGTGGAGGCGCGCACGGCGCAGGGGGAGGCGGGTGCCCCGTGA
- the ctaD gene encoding cytochrome c oxidase subunit I, which produces MATAERALPRVEARAPSERGLLSWLTTVDHKRIGILYLVTSFAFFAVAGVEALLMRTQLIRPDNQLIGPGLFNQLLTMHGTTMLFFAVLPMETAYFNYFMPIMIGARDVAFPRLNALSYWLYLAGGLLLYSSWFLGGAPDAGWFNYTPLAGPYAGVGEDFYILGLLISGLSSIVSSVNLIVTVLQMRAPGMSLMRVPIFAWASLITGALILFAMPPFTVALILLLLDRWAGTGFFVPAMGGNALMWQHLFWIMGHPEVYILAVPAWGVISEVIPTFSRKPLFGYRGAVLALIAIAAISFTVWSHHMYATGMGPVVNDAFMITTKLVSWPTAALVFTWLLTLWGGRIRYTTAMLYAVGFLPVFIVGGLTGLMLATAPADLQLTDTYFVVGHFHYVAVGGILFSMLAAAYYWLPKMTGRLLDERTGVWSFWVTFVGFNLTFFPMLLSGLLGMSRRIYTYPPELGVATFNLLSSIGAYILGAGVLMTVGNMLWSVYRGRQAGADPWDARTLEWSVPSPVPAYNFARIPEVRSRDAFWAAKQGGERGPAAEGGQPAPGAIRLPSPTLLPLVLAAGVLILGYGGLFHQLWLAALGALVVFYSLFRQMFEADHGYLVEPAGEEERVASHS; this is translated from the coding sequence ATGGCCACCGCCGAACGTGCGCTTCCCCGGGTCGAGGCCCGGGCGCCTTCCGAGCGGGGTCTCCTCAGTTGGCTGACGACCGTGGACCACAAGCGCATCGGTATCCTCTACCTGGTCACTTCCTTCGCCTTCTTCGCCGTCGCCGGCGTGGAGGCGCTCCTGATGCGGACGCAGCTGATCCGGCCCGACAACCAGCTGATCGGTCCCGGGCTGTTCAACCAGCTCCTCACCATGCACGGCACCACCATGCTCTTCTTCGCGGTCCTGCCCATGGAGACGGCGTACTTCAACTACTTCATGCCCATCATGATCGGGGCGCGCGACGTCGCGTTCCCGCGGCTGAACGCGCTCAGCTACTGGCTCTACCTGGCCGGCGGTCTCCTCCTCTACTCGAGCTGGTTCCTGGGCGGGGCGCCCGACGCGGGCTGGTTCAACTACACCCCGCTGGCCGGACCTTACGCGGGGGTCGGCGAGGACTTCTACATCCTCGGCCTCCTGATCTCAGGCCTCTCCTCCATCGTCTCCTCCGTCAACCTGATCGTGACCGTCCTGCAGATGCGCGCCCCGGGCATGTCGCTGATGCGGGTGCCGATCTTCGCCTGGGCCAGCCTGATCACCGGCGCCCTCATCCTCTTCGCCATGCCGCCCTTCACGGTGGCGCTCATCCTGCTCCTCCTGGACCGCTGGGCCGGGACGGGCTTCTTCGTGCCGGCCATGGGCGGCAACGCGCTGATGTGGCAGCACCTCTTCTGGATCATGGGCCACCCGGAGGTCTACATCCTGGCGGTGCCGGCCTGGGGCGTCATCTCCGAGGTGATCCCCACCTTCTCGAGGAAGCCGCTCTTCGGCTACCGCGGCGCCGTCCTCGCCCTGATCGCCATCGCGGCCATCTCCTTCACCGTCTGGTCGCACCACATGTACGCCACGGGCATGGGGCCGGTGGTCAACGACGCCTTCATGATCACCACCAAGCTGGTCTCCTGGCCGACGGCCGCGCTGGTCTTCACCTGGCTCCTGACCCTGTGGGGCGGCCGGATCCGCTACACCACCGCCATGCTGTACGCCGTCGGCTTCCTGCCGGTCTTCATCGTCGGCGGGCTCACCGGGCTGATGCTGGCGACGGCGCCGGCCGACCTGCAGCTGACCGACACCTACTTCGTGGTCGGCCACTTCCACTACGTGGCCGTGGGCGGCATCCTCTTCTCCATGCTGGCCGCAGCCTACTACTGGCTGCCCAAGATGACGGGCAGGCTGCTGGACGAGCGGACGGGGGTCTGGTCCTTCTGGGTCACCTTCGTCGGCTTCAACCTGACCTTCTTCCCGATGCTGCTCAGCGGCCTCCTGGGCATGTCCCGGCGCATCTACACCTACCCGCCCGAGCTGGGCGTCGCCACCTTCAACCTGCTCTCCTCCATCGGCGCCTACATCCTCGGGGCGGGCGTCCTGATGACGGTGGGCAACATGCTCTGGAGCGTCTACCGCGGCCGCCAGGCCGGCGCCGACCCCTGGGACGCCCGGACGCTGGAGTGGTCGGTCCCCTCGCCGGTGCCGGCCTACAACTTCGCCCGCATCCCCGAGGTCCGCTCGCGCGACGCCTTCTGGGCGGCGAAGCAGGGCGGGGAGCGCGGCCCCGCCGCGGAGGGCGGGCAGCCGGCACCCGGCGCGATCCGCCTCCCCTCGCCCACCCTCCTGCCGCTGGTCCTGGCGGCCGGCGTCCTGATCCTCGGCTACGGCGGTCTCTTCCACCAGCTCTGGCTCGCCGCGCTGGGCGCGCTGGTCGTCTTCTACTCCCTCTTCCGCCAGATGTTCGAGGCCGACCACGGCTACCTGGTCGAACCTGCGGGAGAGGAAGAGCGGGTCGCCTCGCACAGCTGA
- a CDS encoding DMT family transporter: MRLQLLLNRRPERRRNRSEEGGHAGAYALLVLAPLLWSGNFLAGRLLAGSLPPVTLSLVRWLVATPVLLLLAHRAGLGRPPRAARPALAWMGLSGVAIFTPAVYLALHTTAILKASLLQSTTPVFGVALAALAGLRPGWRQAGGSLLTVAGVALILLAPARLPAAAPAPGGGAAGGWGGLRLGDLLMLLSALLWAVYTLYAQRAAEAWQSAPDAPSPGSRAVRPAPGRTDLALGVTAWSSLAGLVPLALLTAAEWLWGGAWKEAYGSGPRLELSLSALAGVLYVALGASVLAMWAWNSGVRRIGSARAISFNNLLPVFTALWGSLFLQEPVDPWSVAGGLLVVGGVSLAAGAARPGAGATAVAGPERRGSIRPWRWKRPPVQERPPAE; this comes from the coding sequence ATGCGGCTTCAGCTCCTGCTGAACCGGCGGCCGGAGCGGCGGCGGAACCGGTCCGAGGAAGGGGGGCACGCCGGCGCCTATGCGCTCCTGGTGCTGGCGCCCCTCCTCTGGAGCGGGAACTTCCTGGCGGGCAGGCTGCTGGCGGGCAGCCTGCCCCCCGTCACGCTCAGCCTGGTCCGCTGGCTGGTGGCGACGCCGGTCCTGCTCCTCCTGGCGCACCGGGCGGGGCTGGGCCGCCCGCCGCGGGCCGCCCGGCCGGCGCTGGCCTGGATGGGGCTGAGCGGCGTGGCGATCTTCACGCCCGCGGTCTACCTGGCCCTCCACACCACCGCGATCCTGAAGGCCTCGCTCCTCCAGTCGACCACGCCGGTCTTCGGCGTCGCCCTGGCGGCGCTGGCGGGCCTCCGCCCGGGCTGGAGGCAGGCGGGGGGCTCGCTGCTGACGGTGGCCGGCGTGGCCCTCATCCTGCTCGCCCCCGCCCGCCTCCCGGCGGCCGCGCCAGCCCCCGGGGGCGGGGCGGCGGGCGGCTGGGGAGGTCTCCGGCTCGGCGACCTGCTCATGCTCCTGTCCGCCCTCCTCTGGGCCGTCTACACCCTCTACGCCCAGCGCGCGGCGGAGGCCTGGCAGTCGGCCCCGGACGCGCCGTCGCCGGGCTCGCGAGCGGTGCGGCCGGCCCCCGGCCGCACCGACCTGGCCCTGGGCGTGACCGCCTGGTCCTCGCTGGCGGGGTTGGTGCCGCTGGCGCTCCTGACCGCCGCGGAGTGGCTCTGGGGCGGGGCGTGGAAAGAGGCGTACGGCAGCGGTCCCCGCCTGGAGCTCTCGCTCTCCGCGCTGGCGGGCGTCCTCTACGTGGCGCTGGGCGCCTCGGTGCTGGCCATGTGGGCCTGGAACAGCGGCGTCCGCCGGATCGGCTCCGCCCGCGCCATCAGCTTCAACAACCTCCTGCCCGTCTTCACCGCGCTCTGGGGGAGCCTCTTCCTGCAGGAGCCGGTCGATCCCTGGTCGGTGGCGGGCGGCCTGCTGGTGGTCGGGGGGGTCAGCCTGGCGGCCGGGGCGGCCCGCCCGGGTGCGGGCGCGACGGCGGTGGCGGGGCCGGAGCGTCGCGGGAGCATCCGCCCGTGGCGGTGGAAGCGGCCGCCGGTGCAGGAGAGACCGCCGGCGGAGTGA